The Planctomycetia bacterium genome contains the following window.
ATTGGGAATTCTCCTGGTTCGGCGAATCGTGCGAGAGCGTGCGCATGAACGTCTCCGAGGGAACCTTCGGCGCTTGGCATGAGACGGCCTTGCATATCCATCTCGCTCTGCTGGCCGGCGGCGTTCGTCGCGAAGGCTACGGTCGCTCGCTCGGTCGCCTGATTATCGAAGACGGCGTCACGCTGCCGACCATCGCGGAGCTCGAAACGGCGATTCGCGCCGAGCCGGGCCACCCGCTCACGGCGGCCCGAGCCGATCTCTTGCGCGCGATGCAAGTGCATGGCTTGGCGCCGGGCCGCACCGAGGTGCTGCATCGTTGGAAGGAAGCGTCGATCGTGGCTCAGGCGTTTCGCCACGGCGTGACGATGACCGTGCATCCCGGCATCGGCTACGACATCATCTCGAACCATCCGATCTTCAACGGCGCCGTGATCGGTCGCGGTGCCGAGACCGATTTCAAACTGTTCGGCGCGAGCGTCGAAGGGCTCGACGGCGGCGTGGTCATGTCGGTCGGCTCGGCGATCATGGGCCCGCAGGTGTTCGAGAAGAGCCTAAGCTGCGTGAACAATCTGCGCATGCAAGACGGTCGGCCGACGGTGAGCGACCATTCTTTCTTCGTCGTCGATCTGCAAGACGGCGGGCGCTGGGACTGGTCGCAAGGGGAGCCGCCGAAGACGAACCCCGCTTATTATCTCCGCTTCTGCAAGAGCTTCGCCCGCATGGGAGGAACGATGCAGTACCTGCAATGCGACAACGCCCTCTTCCTCCACCACCTTTATCATAAACTGCGCGACGCATGATGTCCGACCGCACGACCTCCGAGCGTATGACTCCGGCCCGCTTCGACGACCTCACGGCGCGCTATGCGTCGCTGCGCATCGCGCTCGTCGGAGATTTTTGCCTCGATCGCTATCTCGAAATCGATCCCGCGCGCGAAGAGCTTTCGATCGAAACCGGTCGCGCCGTTCACAACGTCGTCCGCGTGCGCAGTCAGCCGGGAGGCGCGGGAACCATTCTTAACAATCTCGCGGCGCTCGGCATCGGCCGCATCCACGCGATCGGCTTCTCCGGCGACGACGGCGAGGGCTTCGAGCTTCGCCGCGCGTTGGCCGAACGCCGTACGCCCGACGGCCGCGCTTGCGTCGACCTCACGCACTTCCGCACCTCAACCGCGCGCCGCACGTTCACGTATTGCAAGCCGCTCGTCGTCGAAGCGGGCCGCGATCCCGTCGAGCTGAACCGGCTCGACAGCAAAAACTGGACGCCGACGCCGCGCGACTTGGAAGACGCGTTGATCGACGCCGTCGCAAGCTTGCGCGACGAAGTCGATGCCGTGATCCTGCTCGATCAAGTCGACGTTCCGGAAACGGGAGTCGTGACGCAACGAGTGCGCGAAGCGGTCGCGGAGACGTTTGCCTCGCGTCCCGAAATCGTCGTGCTGGCCGACAGCCGGCGCGGACTGAGCGAGTTCCCGAAACTCGGCTTCAAGATGAACGCCGCGGAATTGCACCGCATGAGCGAGGTCCGACTCGATACGAACGCAGCCGATCTCGACGCCGTGCGCGCCGCCGGCGCAGCGCTGGCCCAAGCCAACGGCAAGCCGGTGTTCGTCACTTTGGCCGAGCGCGGCATCGTCGGGGCGTTGCCGAATCACGACGTGTCAGGCGGCGCGGCGGTCGAGCACGTTCCCGCGCTGCCGGTGCGTGGGGCGATCGACGTCGTCGGCGCCGGCGACTCCGTGACGGCGAACCTCTCGGCCGCGCTCGCCGCAGGCTCGACGATCCGCGAAGCCCTGGAGCTGGCGATGGCCGGCGCATCGCTCGTCGTACATCAACTCGGCACGACCGGCACGGCGAACGTCGCCGAGTTGCGAGCGTTGTTATTCCGCTAACGTTGCGCCGACCGAAACCGAAATCGTTCGCTTACTTTGCTTGATAAACCAACTTGCCGCCGAGGTAAGTCCGCAGCACTTGCGTCTCGCGCACCTGATCGACGGGGCACGTGAGCGGATCGCGATCGACGACGATCAAGTCGGCGAGCTTGCCCGGTTCGAGCGAGCCGGTCTGCTCTTCCAAGAACATCAGCCGCGCATTGTAAAGCGTGTACATCTTCAACACGTCGGCTCGCGAAGGGGTCTCTTCCGGATGCAACGGCTCCGTCAAACCGCGCGGGATGCGCGTCATCGCGATCTCCATGCCGAGAAACGGATCGTAAGGGTTCACGCTCCGCATCGAGCCGATCTTTTGCATGTGATCGCTCCCGCCGCCGACCGTAACGCCGGCCGCGAACAAGCTCTTGAGCGGTTGGAAGTAGCGCGTGCGGGCTTCGCCGAATTGCAGCTTCAACGTTTCGCCGTCGAGGAACAACCACGCCGGTTGGATATCGACGTACACTCCGAGTCGCGCCGCTTGTTCGACCGACTCCTTGCTCATGAAGTTCGAGTGGACCAAGCAGGGGCGCGTCTTCGCGATCGGATTCGATTTGTTCACTTCCTCGTAAGCAGCCAACAACGCATGCACGGCTCCGTCGCCGACGCTATGCGCCGTGAACTGCAAGCCGGATTCCACCGCGGCGCGCACCATCGGCACGAGCTTCTCGTTCGGGATGTAGAGCATGCCGCGATAGTTGGGATCGGTGATCGAGTAGATCTTGCTCACGCCCCAAGGCTCGCGCATGTAAGCGCTGCCGGTCAGCATGCCGCCGTCGAGAAAGCATTTGATCCCGACGATCCGCAACATCGGGCCTCCTTTGCAGAGGGGCTCGTTGGCGACGTTCTTAATGCCCTCGACGAGCTTCTCGACCGCGCCGCTGCCGCCGACTCCGCGCGACACGGCGACGCGCACCGTCAGCTTGTCGTCGGCCAAGAGCTTCTGATACTGAGCGGTCGCCCCTTGCGAGCTGTTGCGATCGACGATGCCCGTGATACCGCGGCGATTGTAATCGGCGAAGAGCTCCGCGAGCCGGGCTTGCGATTCTTCCGGCGATGCCGATTTCTTCTTCTTGCTCGGAGTGATCTTCAAATAACCGCCGCCGCTGCGAAGGATGCCGGTCGGCTCACCGGTCGTCGGATCCTTTTCGATTTTGCTCCCCGGATTGTCCGGCTTGAAGTCTTTGTCGATCCCGGAAACCTTCAGCGCAAGCGAGCTCACCGAGTTGTCGGGCCCGGTGGAAAACGCAACGGGGTTGTTCGGCGCCGCGGCGTCGAGCTCGGCTTTCGTCGGATAGCGACGCTCCTTGAGTCGCGTGATGAACACTTGGCTCATCGTGATCCATTCGCCCGGCTCCACGACCTTCGCGCGAGCCGAGATATAGTCGAGCACGTCTTGAATCGAATTCATGTCCGGAATCGGATGATCGAACTCGTGCATCGCGGCGCCGGTCGGATGCGTGTGCGAATCGATCAGCCCGGGCAGCACGGTCTTGCCGGCTGCGTCGACCACTTCGGTCTTCGGCCCGCGGAGCTTGAGCACCGTAGCGTTGTCGCCCACGCCGATGATCTTCCCCTCGCGCACGGCCACGGCTTCGACGATGCTCATGTTCGCATCGACGGTATGCACGCGCCCGTTATGCACGATCAGATCGGCCGGTTGTTCTTGAGCTTGCGATGCGGACGAGTACGCGAAGAGGATCGCGGCGAAGTAGACGAAGCGATGACGAGGAAAAATCATGGAGGTAGGTCCGACGTGAGAAGAAGCCGAATCCGGCGACAGAGCAAAACGGAAATCAGAGCGAACAACCCGGCCTTACAACGTCCAGCCCGCGCGATACTCGCGCCGGATGAAGCGATCGGCCTCGGGTGCGTTCACGGCTTTCATCGCCGCGGCGTCCCAAGTGATCTTCTTGCCGACTCGATAGGCGACGTTCCCCAAGTGGTTGGCTTCGGTGAGCAGGCCCGAGTATTCGAAGTCGGCGGAGCACTTTGCGCCGGTCTTACAAGCGGCGAGCCATTCTTCATGCTGGCTCGCCACGCGCGGGATCGTCGGCGCGGGAGTTTGGATGCCTTTGAAGTCGGCTTCCGGCAGGAGGACGTACTTTCCGTAATCGCTCAGGAGCATCCCCTTATCGCCGATGAAGAGCACGCCGTTCTGCCATTGCGGAATCTTATTGTCGGTCCAGATCTTAGGTTTGCTTTCCCCTTGATGCCATGTGAGCGTTACGGCAGGCATGTCGCCGCGGGCATCGTATTCGTACACGGCGCTCATCGTGGCCGGCGCGAGCTCGGGATGCGCGGGAGGCCCGAAGGCTTCGATCGTCCGCGGAGCTTTAAGCTTCAGGGCCCAGAACGGCAGGTCGTTGCGATGGCTGCCGAGATCGCTCATCGTGCCGCTGCCGAAATCCCACCAGCGATACCACTTCGGGCCGGGATGATAGACGCTGCTGAACGGACGCTCCGGAGCAGGGCCGAGCCAGAGATCCCAATCGAGCCCCTTCGGGATAGGCTCGACGGTCTTCGGCCGCTCGACGACGTAGACCAAGTCTTTGTTCCGCTTCGCCGCTTCTTCGCTTTGCAAGCCCCAAGCGCGCGAGACCCAAGCATGGGCTTCGCGAACCGGACCGATCGCGCCGGCGGCGATCAGCTCGACGACTTGGCGCGAGTTTTCGTTGCCGTGGATCTGAATGCCCATCTGCGTGGCGACGTTCGCCTTGGCCGCCGCTTCGCGAATGCGGCGGGCTTCGTAGATGCTGTGCGTCAGCGGCTTTTCGCAGTAGACGTGCTTGCCGAGTTGCAGAGCCGGCAGGGTCGCGAAGGCGTGCGTGTGTTCGCAAGTGCTCACGACGACGGCGTCGAAATCCTTATGGGCCGTGTCGAAGAGCCGGCGGAAGTCGACGAACGATTTCGCTTTCGGATGCTTCGCCTTCGCGGCATCCAAGCGCGGGCCGTCGACATCGCAGACGACCGTGATGTTCTCCCCGCCGACGGAATCCATGTTCGATCCGCCTCGCCCACCGACGCCGATGCAAGCGATGTTCAGTTTCTCGTTGAGGTTGCGACCTCGCACGATCGCCGGCGCGGCCAGCGCGCCGAGGCCGACGGCGGTCGAAGCGGCAAGAAACTCGCGACGGGTCGCGGCACGCGCGGAACCGAGAGTGCGATGCGCCATGGCATAAATCTCCGGAAGGCAAATGGGCGGGAAGGGGAGCGGGCAGGAGCGTTCTTACGCGGATCTCAACGATTCATAGGACGTCGATCAATAGAACATCGATTAATAGGACAGCGATTAATAGGACAGCGGTGCGGTAGTATAACGTGCCGAGCGAGGGGGGTGTGAGAGTCGGCCGCGAAGAAGTTTTCGGGCCGAAAGCGACTGTTCGCAGAGCGGAAAATCAGACCAGGAGCGAGATCGATGGACGTTTGGAACATTGCGGCCGTCGCGCCGTTTGCGACGAAAGACGGCTCGGAGATTCGCGAGCTGTTGAACTCCGGCAACTCCTGCATTCGGAACCAGAGCTTGGCCGAAGCGCGACTGCCGAGCGGCACCGGCACCACGCCGCACCATCATCCGCTGGCCGAAGAGATCTACTACATCCTGACCGGCAGCGGCCGAATGCGGATCGAAGCCGAGACGCGCGAGGTCGGGCCCGGCGATGCCATCGCGATCGCGGCCGGAGCGCGACATCAGATCATGAACACCGGAGACGTCGAATTGAAGTTTCTCTGTTGCTGCGCACCCGGCTATCGCCACGACGACACGGTACTCGACCCGACGTTCTGACCTCGGCCCGAACTCGGTCTCATCGTTGCGCTCGGAAGGGGCGGTTGGAAGGAGCGGCCGTGGACGGGCCGGGGAGCCGCTCCCTCGTCGGAAGGGCGTGCCGGCGGCAAGGTTTAACGCCTATCCGAGGTGTGCCGTAGGAGGTTCGGCAGCGGCATTGCCGGCGGAACCTACCAGCAGGTCGTGTTTGTCGTGTGTGCGTAACGGCTTAGGTGCCGCGCAGCAGTCCTTTGCCGGCAGCTGCGCCAATATAAATCTTCGGAGCTTACCTCTAAGAACATGCAGGCGACTGCCGATTCCCATTGATACGGAATGCATGGACGGCATCTTTGGAGCTTTCCGCTTCAACCACGGACGGTCGACGTTATGACAAAGCAAAAAGCGACACCGATTTGGCCGTTCATGCTGGCCTTGGTGTTCTTGTTCGCCATGAGCCTGACTTCGCCTCGTGGTTGGGAAGCGTTTGCGCAACGATCCGAACTCGAAGCGCCGGCCGGCAAGGTCGTCAACGGCCCGAAGCCGGCGAGCATTCCGACGCAAACCCGTCCGCAGTTCGTCGGCCATGAATCGGTCGCTCCCGCTCCTTCGCCGATGCCTGGCTTGCGTGCCGAAACCCGACCTCGCATCACCGCGGAATTCGCTCCCGCTGCGAGCGCACCTGCACAGCCGAACCTGAACACGAGCACGTCGACAGCCGGCGCAACGCAGTTGCCTGCACCGAGCATGACAGCGGTTGCCCCTTTCCGCCTCAACGGTAGCCCGCGCGTGCAAGCGATCGAAGCGTCGATGCCGACGCCGGCTGCGATCGACCTGACCTCTTCGTTCGCCGCCCCGACCCCGAAGCCGGTCGCCCTGCCGCCGGCGCAACTGTCGGGCCCGACCTTAAACAAGACGCCGTTAGTCAAAGCCCCGGTCGTGCAGCCGCCGGTTGTGCAGCCGATC
Protein-coding sequences here:
- a CDS encoding carbohydrate kinase; translation: MTPARFDDLTARYASLRIALVGDFCLDRYLEIDPAREELSIETGRAVHNVVRVRSQPGGAGTILNNLAALGIGRIHAIGFSGDDGEGFELRRALAERRTPDGRACVDLTHFRTSTARRTFTYCKPLVVEAGRDPVELNRLDSKNWTPTPRDLEDALIDAVASLRDEVDAVILLDQVDVPETGVVTQRVREAVAETFASRPEIVVLADSRRGLSEFPKLGFKMNAAELHRMSEVRLDTNAADLDAVRAAGAALAQANGKPVFVTLAERGIVGALPNHDVSGGAAVEHVPALPVRGAIDVVGAGDSVTANLSAALAAGSTIREALELAMAGASLVVHQLGTTGTANVAELRALLFR
- a CDS encoding Gfo/Idh/MocA family oxidoreductase; protein product: MAHRTLGSARAATRREFLAASTAVGLGALAAPAIVRGRNLNEKLNIACIGVGGRGGSNMDSVGGENITVVCDVDGPRLDAAKAKHPKAKSFVDFRRLFDTAHKDFDAVVVSTCEHTHAFATLPALQLGKHVYCEKPLTHSIYEARRIREAAAKANVATQMGIQIHGNENSRQVVELIAAGAIGPVREAHAWVSRAWGLQSEEAAKRNKDLVYVVERPKTVEPIPKGLDWDLWLGPAPERPFSSVYHPGPKWYRWWDFGSGTMSDLGSHRNDLPFWALKLKAPRTIEAFGPPAHPELAPATMSAVYEYDARGDMPAVTLTWHQGESKPKIWTDNKIPQWQNGVLFIGDKGMLLSDYGKYVLLPEADFKGIQTPAPTIPRVASQHEEWLAACKTGAKCSADFEYSGLLTEANHLGNVAYRVGKKITWDAAAMKAVNAPEADRFIRREYRAGWTL
- a CDS encoding cupin domain-containing protein translates to MDVWNIAAVAPFATKDGSEIRELLNSGNSCIRNQSLAEARLPSGTGTTPHHHPLAEEIYYILTGSGRMRIEAETREVGPGDAIAIAAGARHQIMNTGDVELKFLCCCAPGYRHDDTVLDPTF
- a CDS encoding amidohydrolase — encoded protein: MIFPRHRFVYFAAILFAYSSASQAQEQPADLIVHNGRVHTVDANMSIVEAVAVREGKIIGVGDNATVLKLRGPKTEVVDAAGKTVLPGLIDSHTHPTGAAMHEFDHPIPDMNSIQDVLDYISARAKVVEPGEWITMSQVFITRLKERRYPTKAELDAAAPNNPVAFSTGPDNSVSSLALKVSGIDKDFKPDNPGSKIEKDPTTGEPTGILRSGGGYLKITPSKKKKSASPEESQARLAELFADYNRRGITGIVDRNSSQGATAQYQKLLADDKLTVRVAVSRGVGGSGAVEKLVEGIKNVANEPLCKGGPMLRIVGIKCFLDGGMLTGSAYMREPWGVSKIYSITDPNYRGMLYIPNEKLVPMVRAAVESGLQFTAHSVGDGAVHALLAAYEEVNKSNPIAKTRPCLVHSNFMSKESVEQAARLGVYVDIQPAWLFLDGETLKLQFGEARTRYFQPLKSLFAAGVTVGGGSDHMQKIGSMRSVNPYDPFLGMEIAMTRIPRGLTEPLHPEETPSRADVLKMYTLYNARLMFLEEQTGSLEPGKLADLIVVDRDPLTCPVDQVRETQVLRTYLGGKLVYQAK